The Prevotella sp. E2-28 genome includes the window TCTGAGGCACTTAATAGTCCACAGTTCTATACTGTATGGGCACCTGTTGATGATGCCTTCAGTGATGCTGAGTACAATAGACTGATGGCCAGCGACAGTGCTACAATCCTGAAACAGTTCATCCAGCAGCATGTTACGAATTACAATCATCCTGTATCGGCTGCTCTTGATAGTACGATTATCATTTCTCTTAATGCCAAGCATCATCCGTTCACGCAGACTTCTTTTGATGGTTTCCCCTATAATACCGTCAACCTAGCATCTACTAATGGCGTGATGCATAAGATTAATGGTATGTCAGAGTTCCATGAGAATCTCTATGAGAACATCGATAAGCTCGTGGACTGCGACTTGTTAAAGAAGTACATTCAGAAATATGATGAATACTATCTTGATGTGAATGCCTCAGTCATTGGTCCGTTGCGCGACGGCAAGCAGACCTATCTGGATTCTGTGATGAAGAAGCGTAACAACGTGATCCGCACTATTATGCGTGCAGACCTGGAGGAAGAGGATAGTACCTTCTGTATGCTGATTCCTAATGATAAGGCTTGGAACAGTGCTTATGCAGCCATCAGTCCTTGCTATCAGTATATTCCGAAGATGGATTATATGGATCTTACGAAGAAAACACTGGTTGCCTCTTCACTCAAAGCAACAGATGCCAAGGCCGACAAGGCTGCTGAGGCTGATACCGAGTTGCAGGACTCCCTGACATGTCGTAATCTTGTCAGCAATCTTGTTTTCTCAGCTTCTAATCCTTATAATAAGCCATTCTTTGGTGAGGGTACACTTAGTAAAGAAGATACAGTGGTTTCTACCAGTGGCCGTCTGCTGAAAAATGCACAGACGGTGCTGGATTACACACTTGCTGTCAATGAGATGAGTAATGGTATCACACGTACAATAGATTCACTCTCATTCAATTCTTGGGATTCTTACAACCCCGTGCTTGGTTCTACTCGTCCAGATGCAACGATGAAGGTGAAGAAACTCACTTCTCACAATATCCCATTGGATAGCTTGGCTGGTCGTGATAGCCTCTTCTCGAAAGTTCCTGAGATGTTCCGTCAGTGGCTTTTCCCAAGAACATCACGTTTCTTCTCATACGTTGCTGTGGATAGTGCTAACATTGATGGTTCTACAAGTAAGCCAGAGTTTAACTTTGCTCTGAAAGGCGTCCGCTCTACAACGTATCATATCTATGTGATTACCGTTCCTGCACAGGTTGAAGAGCCTGCAGCAGATGTGAAGCCCTACTACCTGCGCTTCTATCTCAGCTGGACTGATGCCGCTAACAAACAGCAGCTTACGGTATTGCCACAGGGAGCCGCTAAGGATCTGGAGATGACCACAGACGAGGGTACCGATAGTAAGAAACTGACTTGCATTGGTGATCCAGGAAAGGTCAATATATTTGATCTTGGCGAGTTTACATTCCCTGCTTGTTATTATGGACTGGATGCTTATCCTAGTTTGATGATGATGCACACAAAGAGTTTTACCTCTTCTGCCAACCGTAAGAAATACGACCAGCAGATGCGTGTAGCAGGTGTTTATCTCGTTCCGAAGGAATATAATGATTATTGGGCTAATTCTTCTAATGACTAATGACAACGATGAAAAGTACGATATATAACTACTTACAGCGTCAGAGTCTCAGACTCTCACTCTGTGCCATTGCTTTGACAGCATGCTCGGTTGCTTTCGCTCAGGATGATGCTGAGGACGATGAGGAATTTACGGGCTTGAAAGCTCCAAAGCGCACTCTGATTGTCGATAACACCCCCACAATTAGTGTACAGGGTATCGTTGTCGATGAAGCAACAAAGTTGCCGTTGGCAGGTGTACGTATTCAGGCTCTTAACGACAAGCGTTATGTCGCTATGACGGATGATGATGGTAAGTTTACTATCAAGGTGCCAACCTTTACCACCTCGCTCTTCGTTCAGACTCCTACCTATATCTCGCAGCAGGTAAGTATTATTGCTGGTGACGAGAAGCAGAATGTGAGTATCAAGATGCTCAGTGATGCCTTCGCTGAGATGTATGTAGATGGTACTACAATCACTGCTAAGAATAGTTTCGTTTCTAACGGCAATGGCCTGTCTATTGACGAGGAAATGACAGAAAAACTGGGTGGCGACATCCGCATGAACATGCATTCTGGAAACTTGGAACAGGGTGCCGCTATGTTTATTCGTGGTATCAGTTCTATTAATGCTAATGCCCAGCCTCTTGTGATTCTTGATGGCGTGGAACTCGACATGCAGCAGAACCGCGAGTCGCTGCACTTGGGTGATGTGTTCAATATGCTCTCTACAATTTCTCCTGAGGATATTGACAAGGTCACGGTATTGAAGAATGCTACAGCTCTTTATGGTGCACGTGGTGCTAATGGTGTCATTATCATTGAAACCAAGCGTGGTCATTCTATGGCTACACGCATCGATGCCAAACTGGGATTGGGTTGGACCTTTGTTCCCAGCTATCCCACAATGATGAATGCAGCCCAGTATCGTAACTATGCTGTTGAGCAGTTGGGTACTATTGCTGAGGTTCAGGATCGTATAGGTTCTTCTACCAATCCTTTGCAGTTTAATTTCCTCAATGATGCTAAGGATGGTTACTATTACAATACCTATCATAATGATACTGACTGGAGCGACTATGTGTATCGCACAGCACTGACTCACAACTATAGTATTAATGTACAGGGTGGTGATGATGTAGGTATGTACAACCTCTCCGTGGCATATATTCAGACGATGAAGAATGTGAAGTCAACCAGCTTCGACCGTATCAATGTGCGTTTCAATACTGACATCCATCTGCTTTGGAACCTCACTACGAAGTTTGATATGTCGTTCTC containing:
- a CDS encoding fasciclin domain-containing protein, yielding MRVIIFNKVRKMAKGFLPFYLFTLLPLFSSCSDYDDYNTVPQVVGGDQAGANNTLWENISNDQQLTKFTALASKCNFSEALNSPQFYTVWAPVDDAFSDAEYNRLMASDSATILKQFIQQHVTNYNHPVSAALDSTIIISLNAKHHPFTQTSFDGFPYNTVNLASTNGVMHKINGMSEFHENLYENIDKLVDCDLLKKYIQKYDEYYLDVNASVIGPLRDGKQTYLDSVMKKRNNVIRTIMRADLEEEDSTFCMLIPNDKAWNSAYAAISPCYQYIPKMDYMDLTKKTLVASSLKATDAKADKAAEADTELQDSLTCRNLVSNLVFSASNPYNKPFFGEGTLSKEDTVVSTSGRLLKNAQTVLDYTLAVNEMSNGITRTIDSLSFNSWDSYNPVLGSTRPDATMKVKKLTSHNIPLDSLAGRDSLFSKVPEMFRQWLFPRTSRFFSYVAVDSANIDGSTSKPEFNFALKGVRSTTYHIYVITVPAQVEEPAADVKPYYLRFYLSWTDAANKQQLTVLPQGAAKDLEMTTDEGTDSKKLTCIGDPGKVNIFDLGEFTFPACYYGLDAYPSLMMMHTKSFTSSANRKKYDQQMRVAGVYLVPKEYNDYWANSSND